Proteins from a genomic interval of Halomonas alkaliantarctica:
- a CDS encoding Yip1 family protein → MVNHVWGLLHHPEREWYKISEEHESVSHLYAHHVLLLAAVPVVCALIGTTQVGWTYGGSATYKVSLANGIALGVAFYALMLVAVGIVGSMIHWMARRIENRPSRRDCIIFAGYIATPMFLCGVFALYPAFWFCVLGMVIGLLYSAYLLYKGTPSFLGISHERGFILSTTTLGIGVLVLEALLVVIVLLWSMGTDHSVVWHFFR, encoded by the coding sequence ATGGTCAATCATGTTTGGGGGCTTCTCCATCATCCTGAACGGGAGTGGTATAAAATCAGCGAGGAGCATGAGTCTGTTAGTCATCTCTATGCTCACCATGTTCTGTTACTCGCTGCCGTTCCTGTTGTCTGTGCCCTGATAGGCACCACCCAGGTAGGCTGGACTTACGGTGGCTCGGCAACCTATAAAGTCTCTCTTGCCAACGGTATCGCCTTAGGCGTGGCTTTTTATGCGCTGATGCTAGTGGCAGTGGGTATTGTGGGCAGCATGATCCATTGGATGGCTCGCCGAATTGAGAACCGACCTAGCCGCCGCGACTGTATTATCTTCGCGGGTTATATTGCGACACCGATGTTCCTGTGTGGCGTTTTTGCCCTCTATCCGGCTTTCTGGTTTTGTGTGCTGGGTATGGTGATCGGGCTGCTCTACAGCGCCTATCTACTCTATAAGGGAACCCCCAGCTTTTTGGGTATCAGCCATGAGCGCGGGTTTATACTGTCAACAACGACGCTCGGTATCGGTGTTTTGGTACTGGAGGCGCTGCTCGTGGTGATTGTGCTTCTGTGGAGTATGGGCACGGATCACAGCGTGGTTTGGCATTTTTTCCGATGA
- a CDS encoding ABC transporter ATP-binding protein — MRLTAEKLAWSVHGTPLLADVNLTVEPGQTFGLVGPNGSGKTSLLRLLAGLNKPKSGRVLVDHQPMHTLKQRAIAQSIALVEQQAETTDRITVRQVVSLGRTPFLSALRPWSMEDDAIVAQALRDVDMAHMTDRLWHTLSGGERQRVHIARALAQQPKILLLDEPTNHLDIRHQLSILELVRQLPITVVISLHDLNQAMECDRIGVMDGGRLIDSGQPQDVLTPNRLEQTFGVHARMIDDPADGKQIMLFRSAI, encoded by the coding sequence ATGCGATTAACGGCTGAAAAGCTTGCTTGGTCAGTGCACGGCACGCCACTGCTTGCTGACGTCAATCTTACCGTCGAGCCCGGCCAAACCTTTGGCCTGGTGGGGCCGAACGGCTCTGGGAAAACTTCCCTGCTGCGCCTGTTGGCAGGCTTGAACAAACCCAAGTCTGGCCGGGTGCTGGTTGACCACCAGCCAATGCACACCCTCAAGCAACGGGCAATCGCCCAGTCCATCGCTCTGGTGGAACAGCAGGCCGAAACTACCGACCGCATTACCGTGCGCCAGGTGGTCTCACTGGGCCGCACCCCCTTCCTTTCCGCGCTGCGCCCCTGGTCGATGGAAGACGATGCCATCGTGGCGCAGGCGCTGCGCGACGTTGATATGGCGCATATGACGGATCGTCTTTGGCATACCCTGTCGGGCGGCGAACGCCAGCGCGTGCATATTGCCAGGGCGCTGGCACAACAGCCTAAAATTCTGTTATTGGATGAACCCACCAACCATCTAGATATTCGCCACCAGCTGTCGATTCTTGAATTGGTCAGGCAACTACCAATCACGGTAGTTATCTCACTGCATGACCTTAACCAAGCCATGGAGTGTGACCGTATCGGCGTGATGGACGGCGGCCGCTTGATCGATAGCGGCCAGCCCCAAGACGTACTCACCCCCAACAGGCTAGAGCAAACGTTTGGTGTGCATGCGCGAATGATCGACGACCCTGCCGATGGCAAGCAGATAATGCTTTTTCGGAGTGCTATTTAA
- a CDS encoding ABC transporter ATP-binding protein: MSVLATRELIIDVPGRAGGTPINITIQPGQVWGVLGPNGAGKTTLLHTLAGLQAPRSGSVQLNDATLGQLRRRHVAQRLGVVFQDRQDGFPATVLETALIGRHPYLSPWQMEGAEDYARAEAALERLDVAHLRDRLVSTLSGGERQRVAIATVLTQAPNVWLADEPTNHLDLHHQSAVMALMAEQAAQGRAVIMCLHDLNLAARWCDHVLLLYPNGEACWGPRDRMLVPSALEDLYRQKLAVVEVDGAPVFVPIKE; this comes from the coding sequence ATGAGCGTACTGGCTACCCGCGAACTCATCATCGATGTGCCTGGCCGCGCAGGCGGTACGCCAATTAATATCACCATCCAACCAGGGCAAGTGTGGGGCGTACTAGGGCCTAACGGTGCGGGTAAAACGACGCTATTACACACCCTGGCCGGATTGCAGGCGCCGCGTTCAGGCAGTGTTCAGCTTAATGACGCCACGCTTGGTCAACTGCGCCGCCGCCATGTTGCTCAGCGATTGGGGGTGGTGTTTCAAGACCGTCAGGATGGCTTTCCCGCGACCGTATTGGAAACCGCGCTGATAGGCCGTCACCCTTATTTATCGCCCTGGCAGATGGAGGGGGCTGAAGACTACGCCCGCGCGGAAGCCGCCCTTGAGCGACTGGATGTAGCACACCTGCGTGACCGCTTGGTAAGCACACTTTCTGGCGGTGAGCGCCAGCGGGTGGCGATTGCCACGGTGCTGACGCAGGCACCCAATGTGTGGCTGGCGGATGAACCGACTAACCACTTGGACCTACATCATCAGAGTGCCGTGATGGCGCTAATGGCAGAACAGGCCGCCCAGGGCCGGGCGGTCATCATGTGCTTACACGACCTCAACCTTGCTGCCCGCTGGTGCGACCATGTGTTGCTGCTTTATCCCAACGGCGAGGCGTGCTGGGGCCCGCGGGATAGGATGCTGGTGCCCAGCGCGCTGGAAGATCTCTACCGCCAAAAGCTAGCAGTGGTAGAGGTGGATGGCGCACCGGTGTTTGTGCCGATAAAAGAGTAG
- a CDS encoding histidine phosphatase family protein: protein MATDLTVELVAVRHGITAWNLERRYQGQQDIPLLFPEAEDGLLALRDALAGERFDAIYSSDLNRCQQTLEWAEVAKASVPLVLEQRLRELDFGEYEGKVYDELKDLPHYRAWIDSVGELQIPGGESAAQLRERLDAWLHDLAVNARADGHKKILAVTHGGVIRELRRRFETIHFWDGTVLQAQGRRWQLIYQQDEHGKGEWQCSSSSAVPALVNATP from the coding sequence TTGGCTACTGATCTTACTGTGGAGCTGGTGGCAGTTCGCCACGGTATCACCGCTTGGAATTTAGAGCGCCGTTATCAAGGCCAACAGGATATTCCGCTGCTGTTTCCCGAGGCTGAAGATGGGCTGCTGGCACTGCGTGACGCGCTGGCGGGTGAACGGTTCGATGCTATCTACTCAAGTGATCTTAACCGCTGCCAGCAAACCCTGGAGTGGGCTGAAGTAGCCAAAGCCAGCGTGCCGCTTGTACTTGAACAACGCCTGCGCGAGCTTGATTTTGGCGAGTACGAAGGCAAGGTTTACGACGAGCTAAAAGATTTGCCTCACTACCGAGCCTGGATCGATAGCGTGGGCGAGCTGCAAATTCCCGGCGGTGAATCGGCGGCCCAATTGCGTGAGCGGTTAGACGCTTGGCTACATGACCTAGCGGTCAATGCTCGCGCCGATGGCCATAAAAAGATTCTGGCCGTCACCCATGGCGGTGTGATTCGCGAGCTACGGCGCCGTTTTGAGACGATTCACTTCTGGGACGGTACCGTGCTTCAGGCCCAAGGCAGGCGCTGGCAGCTTATCTATCAGCAAGACGAACATGGAAAAGGGGAATGGCAATGCAGCTCTTCATCGGCGGTGCCTGCGCTGGTAAACGCGACGCCGTAG
- a CDS encoding bifunctional adenosylcobinamide kinase/adenosylcobinamide-phosphate guanylyltransferase, producing the protein MQLFIGGACAGKRDAVAARFPTANGWRLNTDRPFSDSQQALVANTPLVITGVLEWLCAALEREDNDALRQQWQNDIAALDQRADELNAPLIIIASEVGRGIVPMQSGQRRLRDLNGWFTQDATAQAEQVWYVRHGLVMPLK; encoded by the coding sequence ATGCAGCTCTTCATCGGCGGTGCCTGCGCTGGTAAACGCGACGCCGTAGCCGCACGCTTTCCCACTGCAAACGGGTGGCGTCTGAATACTGATAGGCCCTTCAGCGATAGCCAACAAGCGCTGGTAGCCAATACGCCGTTGGTTATTACCGGCGTGCTTGAGTGGCTTTGCGCTGCTCTTGAGCGTGAAGATAACGATGCCCTGCGCCAGCAGTGGCAGAACGATATAGCTGCACTCGACCAGCGCGCCGACGAGCTAAACGCGCCGTTAATCATCATTGCTAGCGAAGTGGGCCGTGGGATTGTGCCCATGCAGTCCGGACAGCGCCGCCTGCGTGATCTCAATGGCTGGTTCACCCAAGACGCCACCGCTCAAGCTGAACAGGTGTGGTATGTCCGGCATGGGTTAGTGATGCCGCTCAAATAG
- a CDS encoding FecCD family ABC transporter permease has translation MLARLGLPLSLLLLAALAALLLALGVGSAQISPAQIWDLLQGEGDALARTMVMELRLPRALSAFAVGGLLAVAGALMQVLLRNPLADPYVLGLSGGASIGALAAMLGGLGGLAISSSAFGGALFSTFLVFGLAHGSGGWTPSRLLLTGVVVAAGWGAVITLMLAMSPAERLPGMLYWLMGDLSYARTPWPPLLLLLATCVVLIPLGRSLNVLARGPQQAAALGVAVRPLEWCIYVAASLLTAAAVTTAGSIGFVGLVVPHILRLLLGNDQRLILPACALAGGTLLVLADTLARTMIAPEQLPVGVITALLGVPTFLFLLYRSR, from the coding sequence ATGCTAGCGCGCCTGGGTCTCCCGCTTAGTCTGCTACTACTAGCGGCGCTGGCAGCGCTACTTTTAGCGCTAGGCGTCGGCAGCGCGCAGATTTCTCCTGCGCAAATTTGGGACTTGTTACAAGGCGAAGGCGATGCACTGGCGCGCACCATGGTGATGGAGCTGCGCTTGCCCAGAGCGCTTTCGGCGTTTGCCGTTGGCGGTTTGTTGGCGGTAGCCGGTGCTTTAATGCAGGTGCTACTGCGCAATCCCCTAGCTGACCCTTATGTACTCGGACTTTCCGGCGGTGCCTCTATCGGTGCATTGGCGGCCATGCTCGGTGGGTTAGGCGGGCTGGCGATTTCAAGCTCGGCGTTTGGCGGCGCGCTATTTTCGACGTTTTTAGTCTTCGGCTTGGCCCACGGCAGCGGCGGCTGGACGCCTTCGCGGCTGCTGCTCACCGGCGTCGTCGTTGCCGCAGGGTGGGGCGCAGTAATTACACTAATGCTGGCTATGAGCCCCGCCGAACGCCTGCCAGGCATGCTCTACTGGCTCATGGGCGATCTCTCCTATGCGCGCACGCCTTGGCCGCCGTTACTGCTGTTACTGGCCACCTGCGTGGTGCTGATTCCACTCGGGCGTAGCCTCAATGTGCTGGCCCGTGGCCCGCAGCAAGCCGCCGCGCTGGGCGTGGCGGTCAGGCCGCTTGAGTGGTGCATTTACGTTGCCGCTAGTTTGCTTACCGCCGCTGCCGTTACTACCGCAGGCAGCATTGGTTTTGTCGGTTTAGTCGTGCCCCACATACTGCGTTTGCTATTAGGCAACGACCAGCGACTGATACTGCCCGCCTGCGCATTGGCGGGCGGCACATTGTTGGTGTTGGCCGATACCTTGGCGCGCACGATGATCGCCCCGGAACAGCTACCCGTTGGGGTCATCACCGCGCTATTGGGCGTGCCCACCTTCCTGTTTCTGCTCTACCGGAGCCGCTGA
- a CDS encoding cobalamin-binding protein, which yields MAAVSHANEHSRCAVDDRDREVCLYNAAQRIATLSPGATELTYAAGAGDQVVAVVSYSDYPPEAKQVASVGSHTRIDLEKLVGLAPDLVIGWVTGNPAEQLETLEALGMPVFYIEPRDMEGVASAIERLARLAGTEAAGQAVADNFRETMAALEERYRDREPVTTFYQVWDEPLMSVNDQHLIGQVVEMCGGKNVFGEQTRLVPRIDDEAVLAANPEAIIAGGMGEENRHWLTHWEQYPNLTAVAEENLFFVPPSLIQRPTPRLMEGTQILCEKLDIARQKRERS from the coding sequence ATGGCAGCTGTGTCGCACGCCAACGAGCACTCGCGTTGTGCAGTGGATGATCGTGACCGTGAGGTCTGTCTTTACAATGCCGCTCAGCGAATTGCCACGCTCTCGCCAGGTGCAACCGAACTTACTTATGCGGCTGGCGCGGGTGATCAGGTAGTCGCCGTCGTCTCGTATAGCGACTATCCGCCGGAAGCCAAGCAAGTAGCGTCGGTGGGTAGCCATACCCGGATCGATTTAGAAAAGCTGGTGGGCTTGGCACCGGATTTAGTGATTGGCTGGGTAACCGGCAACCCCGCTGAACAGCTTGAAACCCTAGAAGCCTTGGGCATGCCGGTGTTCTACATTGAGCCCCGCGATATGGAGGGCGTGGCTAGTGCTATCGAGCGCTTGGCGCGGTTGGCAGGAACGGAAGCGGCCGGGCAGGCGGTGGCCGACAATTTCCGGGAGACCATGGCGGCCCTTGAAGAGCGCTACCGAGACCGGGAGCCGGTAACCACATTTTACCAAGTGTGGGATGAGCCGCTAATGAGCGTTAACGACCAGCACCTGATCGGCCAAGTGGTTGAGATGTGTGGCGGCAAGAATGTGTTTGGCGAACAAACACGCCTTGTGCCGCGGATCGATGATGAAGCGGTACTGGCAGCCAATCCTGAAGCGATTATTGCCGGTGGCATGGGCGAAGAGAATCGCCACTGGCTGACCCACTGGGAGCAGTACCCGAACTTGACGGCAGTGGCGGAGGAGAATCTCTTCTTTGTGCCGCCTTCACTGATTCAACGGCCCACACCGCGACTGATGGAGGGCACCCAGATCCTCTGTGAGAAGCTCGATATCGCCCGCCAAAAACGTGAGCGCAGTTAA
- a CDS encoding TonB-dependent receptor domain-containing protein: MNHRFHTTAKQAAFCMAALPLAISFSAQAQYAEATTDLAALDPVVVTAALAPLTANESLSSVTVLDEATFRNQDPTSLTDLLRGQPGVDVTSNGSFGKSSSVYLRGAPSDASVLLIDGIRLRSATAGGAAFQYLDPRMFDRAEIVRGPRGSLYGADAVGGVIQLFTPDGDEEGPQPRISVGGGSFNTQRISAGVSGREGGTRYSFAGSHFNTDGQPIRRGGEDKGYDNTSALARVSHTFESGAEVGVLALRARGHNEYDGGENDFVQQVAGIYGELPVTDTWQSRLTLSEARDELDTVDNFGSSVIDTRTQTARWQNNIQFGPHELIAGAEISEDRVSSTNDFDVTSRDNTAVFTQGLLDFSPFAIQASLRYDDNDAYGDEVTGSLALGYELDNYHTLRASVGTAFKAPSFNDLYWPNSGNPDLNPETSETVEVGVRGQYNQWFWDLAAFQNDYDDLIAWAPTPSGLWAPQNVNSARIRGAELSSGVEVNDWTLQAAFTYLDPEDQETGNRLARRATQSVRLDADRELGDWSLGGSLVAQNHRYDDAANTERLNGYGLVNLRAGWQFAPLWTARVTLENAFDKEYSTTRDYINAGRAGFLSVHFGQ, from the coding sequence ATGAATCACCGTTTCCACACGACCGCCAAACAGGCGGCGTTTTGTATGGCTGCGTTACCGCTAGCCATCTCCTTTTCTGCCCAGGCCCAATATGCTGAAGCGACGACCGACTTAGCCGCGCTAGATCCTGTCGTCGTGACTGCTGCGTTAGCGCCCCTTACCGCCAACGAAAGCCTCTCATCCGTTACTGTCTTAGATGAGGCTACGTTTCGCAATCAAGACCCCACCAGCCTGACGGATCTTCTGCGCGGCCAGCCGGGCGTTGATGTCACTAGCAACGGCAGCTTTGGAAAAAGCAGCAGCGTTTACCTGCGTGGTGCGCCCAGCGATGCCTCCGTGCTATTGATTGATGGCATTCGTCTGCGCTCCGCCACGGCGGGTGGGGCAGCATTCCAGTATTTAGACCCACGTATGTTTGACCGTGCGGAAATCGTGCGTGGGCCGCGTGGTAGCCTTTACGGCGCCGATGCGGTGGGCGGCGTTATTCAACTCTTTACGCCTGATGGTGATGAAGAGGGTCCGCAACCCAGAATTTCAGTCGGTGGTGGTTCATTTAATACTCAGCGAATAAGCGCAGGTGTTTCTGGCCGCGAGGGAGGCACGCGCTACAGCTTTGCCGGTAGTCATTTCAATACCGACGGCCAGCCGATTCGCAGGGGGGGTGAAGACAAAGGCTACGACAACACCTCTGCACTTGCGCGGGTGTCGCATACCTTTGAGAGTGGTGCTGAAGTCGGCGTGCTGGCGCTGCGTGCTCGCGGTCACAACGAATATGATGGCGGTGAGAATGACTTCGTCCAGCAGGTAGCGGGTATTTACGGCGAGCTGCCAGTTACCGATACCTGGCAGAGTCGATTGACCCTTAGCGAAGCCCGCGATGAACTCGACACAGTCGATAATTTCGGTAGCTCGGTCATTGATACCCGCACGCAAACCGCGCGCTGGCAGAATAATATTCAGTTTGGCCCTCATGAATTAATCGCTGGGGCAGAAATCAGCGAAGACCGCGTTTCAAGCACCAATGATTTTGATGTCACCAGTCGAGATAACACCGCTGTATTTACCCAAGGTCTGCTCGACTTCTCTCCGTTCGCCATTCAAGCAAGCTTGCGTTACGACGACAACGACGCTTACGGCGATGAAGTCACCGGCAGCCTGGCGCTGGGTTACGAGCTGGATAATTACCACACACTGCGTGCCAGTGTGGGCACTGCATTTAAAGCACCGAGCTTTAATGACCTTTATTGGCCAAATTCGGGTAACCCTGATCTCAATCCGGAAACCTCTGAAACCGTCGAGGTGGGCGTTCGCGGCCAATACAATCAGTGGTTCTGGGACTTGGCCGCCTTCCAAAACGACTACGATGACCTGATTGCCTGGGCACCGACGCCAAGCGGGTTATGGGCGCCGCAAAACGTTAACAGCGCGCGCATACGCGGTGCCGAACTTTCGAGCGGCGTCGAGGTTAACGACTGGACACTGCAGGCCGCCTTTACCTACCTGGATCCGGAGGACCAGGAAACCGGCAATCGATTAGCCCGCCGTGCTACCCAGAGTGTGCGCTTGGATGCAGACCGAGAGCTTGGCGATTGGTCGCTGGGTGGCTCATTAGTGGCGCAGAATCACCGCTACGATGATGCCGCCAATACCGAGCGTTTGAATGGCTATGGGCTGGTTAACCTGCGCGCTGGCTGGCAGTTTGCGCCGCTCTGGACGGCTCGTGTTACGCTAGAAAATGCCTTTGATAAAGAGTATTCAACTACCCGTGATTACATCAACGCCGGCCGAGCAGGGTTCTTGAGTGTTCACTTTGGCCAATAG
- a CDS encoding NAD-dependent epimerase/dehydratase family protein, with amino-acid sequence MRILFTGGSGKAGRHATAYLRDQGHRVTNLDWATSDVPGIATLKTDLTDAGQVFNACQAYAGFDELEPGTGVPRYDAIVHFAAIPAILHRPDNETYRINALSTYNILDAATKLGIPKVIFASSETTYGVCFADGEQKPDYLPVDEEHPTVPQDSYAMSKVVNEVTARSFQARSGIDIYGLRINNVIEPHEYRQDFPAYMDDPALRRRNIFAYIDARDLGQMVDCCLKTDGLGYQVFNVANNELSVGLTNAQVIERFYSGVPIKREMGEFETFYSIEKARRLVGFAPRHAWRDELEQ; translated from the coding sequence ATGCGCATCCTGTTCACCGGCGGCAGTGGCAAGGCTGGCCGTCATGCAACCGCTTATCTTCGCGATCAAGGCCACCGCGTCACCAATCTGGACTGGGCCACATCTGATGTACCCGGTATTGCTACCCTGAAAACCGATCTGACCGATGCTGGGCAAGTGTTTAATGCGTGCCAGGCCTACGCTGGGTTCGATGAGCTGGAACCCGGCACCGGCGTGCCGCGCTATGATGCGATTGTCCACTTTGCGGCCATACCCGCCATCCTGCATCGGCCGGACAACGAGACCTACCGCATCAATGCGCTAAGTACCTACAACATTCTTGATGCCGCCACCAAGCTGGGCATCCCCAAGGTCATCTTCGCTTCCAGCGAGACCACCTACGGCGTCTGTTTCGCTGATGGCGAGCAAAAACCCGACTACTTGCCCGTCGATGAAGAGCACCCCACCGTGCCTCAAGATAGCTACGCCATGAGTAAGGTGGTCAACGAGGTGACTGCGCGCTCCTTCCAGGCGCGCTCGGGCATCGACATCTACGGCCTGCGCATCAACAACGTTATCGAGCCCCACGAGTACCGTCAGGATTTCCCAGCCTACATGGACGACCCCGCCCTGCGTCGCCGCAACATTTTCGCCTACATCGACGCCCGCGATCTGGGCCAGATGGTCGATTGCTGCCTGAAAACGGATGGCCTGGGCTACCAGGTGTTCAACGTCGCCAATAATGAACTGTCAGTGGGCCTGACCAATGCCCAGGTGATTGAACGCTTCTACTCAGGCGTACCCATCAAGCGCGAAATGGGCGAATTTGAAACCTTCTACAGCATCGAAAAAGCCCGCCGTCTGGTCGGCTTCGCACCCCGCCACGCTTGGCGAGATGAACTGGAGCAGTAA